One genomic window of Bacillus mycoides includes the following:
- a CDS encoding dynamin family protein yields the protein MRLEKQLIKKMYYETFLMENETHPPLQVLGEAYVNEEKNEISDGSYIRFAQGEFYYHHQDFEAAIFKWEKVSNELAPWAQKNIADAYFELNQLPVAENVYTSITTDNKILMTEIVLQLLSLYIEQNNFDSAFAVIKEAVSLNPDYPSVTTIARSFYEEQQDFDSAVELAVNELIRTESYPWFEVLKEYIDKGFTKNISPDYFYTVLVTLNNVDQVQFTQMVSSLWHSYKDEQNYLLWLNTINEFFIHIEMHSSDIWDEISSLYEETYFELIQGQYMLRQLHDIIPNLLTNWLKVVNPSHAVFPSAAVLAWDEIFPSKIDSADIKYAENLLSYSINHVNGLEYSLHLFESITGWAQEHDLEMGHRFSWLVGELADLKTNRVLVTGTSGNGKASFINSILGENILENSISNVVVFKNDAYTEINAITDSEITTTENFSDFHNMMAVHRQTYRDRACIEFKLPCRFLSKNKLTFVVTPSFNRNNDARDEVFEYLNSVDELLFVLNTDSPFTDKERDILLSIQEHTPNLQVHFLLNKIDNIYNEAEAKRVIQDTQVRINTYFPNARIFPYSSLYTNSKQLNDLTEFIHFNFNHKNIDAERTEKLLFFIRKTITYLLDKRVERENNLVDSINWNEDMLVKLNGCINNLTAFEKEKIHLITESYRTMKNEITNDLTEHIPKLLQSCSDLISEESDFGHIDIELNTAMNERVQQYLEQTVLPNLARSMQNWIATSNNELLQSQLYLEETSEGLNSLFGENRIQLECDFKVIDDWRRDTDRMTTRIQMEEVNILRRFTPAQFLLKSAGKLFGVLPKNKAMLYNKYKQYLENEDYTDVTASIMKKFFLQFELFENTQERDINMFFRNPFGALEQAVENTHLEIKEKQDKLHKMKSNPEVYHDPIKLFELRLRQCEVILNIGEDNSYTDLPLETIIE from the coding sequence ATGAGATTAGAAAAACAATTAATAAAAAAGATGTATTATGAAACATTCTTAATGGAGAATGAAACACACCCACCTCTTCAAGTACTTGGAGAAGCTTATGTAAACGAAGAAAAAAATGAGATTTCTGATGGATCTTATATTCGTTTTGCACAAGGTGAATTTTATTATCACCATCAAGATTTTGAAGCAGCTATTTTTAAATGGGAGAAAGTTAGTAATGAATTAGCGCCATGGGCACAAAAAAATATTGCGGATGCTTACTTCGAACTTAACCAATTACCAGTTGCTGAAAATGTGTATACTTCCATTACTACTGATAACAAAATACTTATGACCGAAATTGTACTGCAATTACTGTCTCTTTACATCGAGCAAAATAATTTTGATTCAGCTTTCGCTGTTATAAAAGAAGCGGTTTCTTTAAATCCCGATTATCCAAGCGTCACAACAATTGCACGTTCCTTTTATGAAGAACAGCAAGATTTTGATAGTGCAGTAGAGCTTGCTGTGAACGAGTTAATTCGAACAGAATCTTATCCGTGGTTTGAGGTTCTAAAAGAATATATCGATAAAGGATTTACTAAAAATATTTCACCAGATTATTTTTATACAGTATTAGTTACATTAAATAATGTAGATCAAGTGCAATTTACACAAATGGTTTCATCACTTTGGCACAGCTATAAAGATGAACAAAATTACTTATTATGGCTTAACACAATAAATGAATTTTTCATACATATCGAAATGCATTCGTCCGATATATGGGACGAAATTTCTTCTCTTTACGAAGAAACATACTTTGAATTAATTCAAGGTCAATATATGCTTAGACAATTACACGATATTATTCCAAATCTGTTAACAAATTGGTTAAAGGTAGTCAATCCCTCTCATGCTGTATTTCCATCTGCAGCAGTATTGGCATGGGATGAGATTTTTCCTTCCAAAATAGATTCAGCGGATATAAAATATGCGGAAAACCTACTGTCATATTCTATTAATCATGTGAATGGCTTAGAGTATAGTTTACATCTTTTTGAATCTATTACAGGGTGGGCACAAGAACATGATTTAGAAATGGGTCACCGATTTAGCTGGTTAGTAGGCGAGCTTGCAGATTTAAAAACAAATCGCGTATTAGTAACTGGAACTTCAGGAAACGGAAAAGCGTCATTTATTAACTCTATTTTAGGAGAAAATATATTAGAAAACTCAATCTCAAATGTAGTTGTTTTTAAAAATGACGCTTATACAGAAATTAACGCTATAACAGATTCGGAAATTACAACAACTGAGAATTTCTCTGATTTCCATAACATGATGGCAGTGCACCGTCAAACATATAGAGATAGAGCATGTATTGAATTTAAATTACCATGCAGATTTTTAAGTAAAAACAAACTTACATTCGTTGTTACACCTAGCTTTAATAGGAACAATGACGCGAGAGATGAGGTGTTTGAATATTTAAACTCTGTAGATGAATTATTATTCGTATTGAATACGGATTCACCTTTTACTGACAAAGAACGTGACATTCTATTAAGTATTCAAGAACATACACCAAATCTACAAGTTCATTTCTTATTGAATAAAATCGATAACATTTACAATGAAGCAGAAGCAAAAAGAGTTATACAAGATACGCAAGTGAGAATAAACACATATTTCCCTAATGCAAGAATTTTCCCTTATTCTTCGTTATATACAAATAGTAAACAACTAAACGATTTAACTGAGTTTATTCATTTTAACTTTAACCATAAAAATATCGATGCAGAACGTACTGAAAAGCTATTATTTTTCATTCGAAAAACAATTACATATCTTTTGGATAAACGCGTTGAGAGGGAAAATAATCTAGTGGATTCTATTAATTGGAATGAAGATATGTTAGTTAAACTAAATGGTTGTATTAATAACCTTACTGCTTTTGAGAAGGAAAAAATTCATTTAATTACAGAATCATATCGTACAATGAAAAATGAAATTACTAATGATCTTACAGAACATATTCCGAAACTATTGCAGAGTTGTTCCGATTTAATTAGTGAAGAAAGCGATTTTGGTCACATTGATATTGAACTAAACACAGCGATGAATGAAAGAGTGCAACAATATCTAGAACAAACTGTATTACCTAATCTTGCTCGCTCTATGCAAAATTGGATTGCGACTTCTAATAACGAGCTCCTTCAAAGTCAATTGTACTTAGAAGAAACCAGTGAAGGACTTAATTCTTTATTTGGAGAAAATCGAATACAGTTAGAATGTGACTTTAAAGTAATTGATGACTGGCGCAGAGATACTGATAGAATGACAACTAGAATACAAATGGAAGAAGTAAATATTTTACGCCGATTTACACCAGCACAATTTTTACTGAAAAGTGCCGGTAAATTATTTGGAGTTCTTCCTAAAAATAAAGCTATGCTATATAACAAATACAAACAGTATTTAGAAAATGAAGATTATACCGATGTAACGGCTTCTATTATGAAGAAATTTTTCTTGCAGTTTGAGCTGTTTGAAAACACACAAGAGCGGGATATTAATATGTTCTTTAGAAATCCATTTGGCGCGTTGGAACAAGCTGTAGAAAATACTCATTTAGAAATAAAAGAAAAACAAGATAAGCTGCATAAAATGAAATCAAACCCTGAAGTTTATCATGATCCTATAAAGCTCTTTGAATTGAGATTACGTCAATGTGAAGTAATCTTGAATATAGGTGAGGATAATTCCTATACAGATTTACCTTTAGAAACAATTATAGAATAA
- the mutL gene encoding DNA mismatch repair endonuclease MutL, translated as MGKIRKLDDQLSNLIAAGEVVERPASVVKELVENSIDANSTSIEIHLEEAGLSKIRIIDNGDGIAEEDCIVAFERHATSKIKDENDLFRIRTLGFRGEALPSIASVSELELITSTGDAPGTHLIIKGGDIIRQEKTASRKGTDITVQNLFFNTPARLKYMKTIHTELGNITDIVYRIAMSHPEVSLKLFHNEKKLLHTSGNGDVRQVLASIYSIQVAKKLIPIEAESLDFTIKGYVTLPEVTRASRNYMSTIVNGRYVRNFVLMKAIQQGYHTLLPIGRYPIGFLSIEMDPMLVDVNVHPAKLEVRFSKEQELLKLIEETLQDTFKKIQLIPDAGVTTKKKEKDESVQGQFQFEHTKPKEPPMPNIVLPTGMDEKQEETTTVKQPAQLWQPPKQEWQPPQSLVREEEGWQPTTTKPIIEEPIREEKSWNSNEEDFELEELEEEVGEIKEIEMNGNDLPPLYPIGQMHGTYIFAQNDKGLYMIDQHAAQERINYEYFRDKVGRVTQEVQELLVPYRIDLSLTEFLRVEEQLEELKKVGLFLEQFGHQSFIVRSHPTWFPKGQETEIIDEMMEQVVKLKKVDIKKLREEAAIMMSCKASIKANQYLTNDQIFALLEELRTTTNPYTCPHGRPILVHHSTYELEKMFKRVM; from the coding sequence ATGGGGAAAATTCGCAAACTCGATGACCAACTCTCTAACTTAATTGCGGCAGGGGAAGTAGTAGAGCGCCCTGCCTCAGTCGTAAAAGAACTCGTGGAAAATTCCATCGATGCGAATAGTACATCTATTGAAATCCACTTAGAAGAAGCTGGATTATCGAAAATTCGCATCATTGATAATGGAGATGGCATTGCAGAAGAAGATTGTATCGTTGCATTTGAACGCCACGCAACGAGCAAAATTAAAGATGAAAATGATTTATTTCGTATAAGAACGCTCGGTTTCCGCGGAGAGGCCCTGCCGAGTATTGCTTCTGTAAGTGAATTAGAATTAATCACAAGCACAGGTGATGCGCCTGGTACACACCTTATTATTAAAGGTGGAGACATTATAAGACAAGAGAAAACGGCGAGCCGAAAAGGAACAGATATTACAGTACAAAACTTATTCTTTAATACACCAGCGCGCCTTAAATATATGAAAACTATTCATACAGAGCTTGGGAACATTACAGATATCGTGTATCGTATTGCAATGTCTCATCCAGAAGTATCGTTAAAACTGTTTCATAATGAAAAGAAATTGCTTCACACATCAGGAAACGGTGATGTAAGACAAGTACTTGCATCGATTTACAGCATTCAAGTTGCGAAGAAGCTGATTCCGATTGAAGCTGAGTCTCTAGACTTTACCATTAAAGGTTATGTAACATTGCCTGAAGTAACGAGAGCGTCTCGTAACTATATGTCAACGATTGTAAATGGCCGTTACGTTCGAAATTTCGTATTAATGAAAGCAATTCAGCAAGGATATCATACGTTACTGCCAATCGGACGATACCCAATCGGCTTCTTATCAATTGAAATGGATCCAATGCTTGTTGATGTCAACGTACATCCAGCAAAATTAGAAGTTCGCTTTAGTAAAGAACAAGAATTGCTAAAACTTATCGAAGAAACATTGCAAGATACATTCAAAAAAATACAGCTCATTCCAGATGCAGGAGTAACAACGAAGAAAAAAGAAAAAGACGAAAGTGTGCAAGGGCAGTTCCAGTTTGAGCATACAAAACCGAAAGAACCGCCAATGCCCAACATCGTTTTACCGACTGGAATGGATGAGAAACAAGAAGAAACAACGACTGTAAAACAGCCAGCGCAACTTTGGCAACCGCCGAAGCAAGAATGGCAGCCACCACAGTCGCTGGTAAGAGAAGAAGAAGGCTGGCAACCAACTACTACTAAACCGATAATCGAAGAACCGATCAGGGAAGAAAAATCATGGAACAGTAATGAAGAGGATTTTGAATTAGAGGAATTGGAAGAAGAAGTTGGAGAAATAAAAGAGATTGAAATGAACGGTAATGACTTACCACCGCTTTATCCAATTGGCCAAATGCACGGAACATATATTTTTGCTCAAAATGATAAAGGGTTATATATGATCGACCAGCACGCAGCGCAGGAACGCATCAATTATGAATATTTCCGTGATAAAGTGGGACGAGTTACGCAAGAAGTACAAGAATTACTTGTACCGTATCGTATTGATTTATCTCTTACCGAATTTTTACGTGTCGAAGAGCAGTTAGAAGAACTAAAAAAAGTTGGACTATTTTTGGAGCAATTCGGCCATCAATCCTTTATCGTCCGTTCGCACCCAACGTGGTTCCCGAAAGGACAAGAAACAGAAATTATCGATGAAATGATGGAGCAAGTTGTCAAACTAAAAAAAGTAGATATTAAAAAACTACGAGAAGAAGCAGCCATCATGATGAGCTGTAAAGCTTCCATAAAAGCAAATCAATATTTAACGAACGATCAAATATTTGCTTTACTTGAAGAACTTCGTACGACGACAAACCCGTATACATGTCCGCATGGAAGACCGATTCTGGTGCATCATTCTACTTATGAATTGGAGAAGATGTTTAAGAGGGTTATGTAG
- a CDS encoding cell wall hydrolase — translation MKLLKIKHIIPLSAAAITFVCNQGVAEASTIHTVKKNDTLWGISKQYGVSIQSIKQANNKGNDQTFIGEQLNIPGSMKSNEVTVHQNDKPKNISGQIIYQVQPGDSLETIAKRYNVTVQSIKQINNTVGNKLYTGQHLKINSSISEKEKDLMARLVTAEAGGESYKGKVAVAKVILNRVNANGFPNTITGVIYEPIKRGYAFTPVTDGRINQPASAEAKMAVEEAISTNGIHSDWLYFYNPKTSTNKWITTRQTVAVIGNHVFAK, via the coding sequence ATGAAATTATTAAAAATAAAACATATAATTCCTTTATCTGCAGCAGCAATTACATTCGTATGTAATCAAGGTGTAGCTGAGGCTTCCACCATTCATACAGTAAAAAAGAATGATACACTTTGGGGTATCAGTAAACAATATGGAGTTTCAATACAATCTATTAAACAAGCAAATAATAAAGGAAACGATCAAACTTTTATTGGTGAACAGTTAAATATTCCAGGATCCATGAAATCAAATGAGGTCACTGTTCATCAAAACGACAAACCTAAGAACATCTCTGGACAAATTATTTATCAAGTACAGCCGGGAGATTCATTAGAAACTATAGCAAAGCGTTACAATGTTACCGTTCAATCTATAAAACAAATTAACAATACAGTCGGAAACAAGCTTTATACAGGACAACATTTAAAAATCAATTCAAGTATTTCAGAAAAAGAAAAAGACTTAATGGCACGCTTAGTTACTGCTGAGGCAGGTGGCGAATCATATAAAGGAAAAGTAGCGGTGGCGAAAGTTATCTTGAATCGTGTAAATGCAAATGGTTTTCCAAATACAATAACAGGTGTTATTTATGAACCTATTAAACGCGGATATGCATTTACTCCTGTTACCGATGGTAGAATTAATCAGCCTGCAAGCGCAGAAGCAAAAATGGCAGTAGAAGAGGCTATCTCTACAAATGGAATACATTCTGATTGGCTTTATTTTTACAATCCAAAGACTTCAACAAACAAATGGATTACGACACGTCAAACAGTAGCGGTAATCGGTAACCACGTCTTCGCTAAATAA
- a CDS encoding phosphatidylinositol-specific phospholipase C, with protein sequence MSNKKFILKLFICSTILSTFVFAFNDKQAVAASSGNGLENWSKWMQPIPDDIPLTRISIPGTHDSGTFKLQNPIKQVWGMTQEYDFRYQMDHGARIFDIRGRLTDDNTIVLHHGPLYLYVTLYEFINEAKQFLKDNPSETIIMSLKKEYEDMKGAEDSFSSTFGKNYFLDPIFLKTEGNIKLGDARGKIVLLKRYSGSNESGGYNNFYWPDNETFTTTVNQNVNVTVQDKYKVSYDEKVKSIKDTINETINNSEDFNHLYINFTSLSSGGTAWNSPYYYASYINPEIANYMKQKNPTRVGWIIQDYINEKWSPILYQEVIRANKSLIKE encoded by the coding sequence ATGAGTAATAAGAAGTTTATTTTGAAATTATTCATATGTAGTACTATACTTAGCACGTTTGTATTTGCTTTCAATGATAAGCAAGCAGTTGCTGCTAGCTCAGGTAATGGGCTTGAAAATTGGTCAAAATGGATGCAACCTATACCTGATGACATACCATTAACACGAATTTCAATTCCAGGAACACATGATAGTGGAACGTTCAAGTTGCAAAATCCGATAAAGCAAGTATGGGGAATGACGCAAGAATATGATTTTCGTTACCAAATGGATCACGGAGCTAGAATTTTTGATATTAGAGGGCGTTTAACAGATGATAATACGATAGTTCTTCATCATGGGCCATTATATCTTTATGTAACATTGTACGAATTTATAAATGAAGCGAAGCAATTTTTAAAAGACAATCCAAGTGAAACGATTATTATGTCTTTAAAAAAAGAGTATGAGGATATGAAAGGGGCAGAAGATTCATTTAGTAGTACGTTTGGAAAAAATTATTTTCTTGATCCTATCTTTTTAAAAACAGAAGGGAATATAAAACTTGGAGATGCTCGAGGGAAAATTGTACTACTAAAAAGATATAGTGGTAGTAATGAATCTGGGGGATATAATAATTTTTATTGGCCAGATAATGAGACGTTTACGACAACTGTAAATCAAAATGTAAATGTAACGGTACAAGATAAATATAAAGTGAGTTATGATGAGAAAGTAAAATCTATTAAAGATACGATAAATGAAACGATTAACAATAGTGAAGATTTCAATCATCTGTATATTAATTTTACAAGCTTGTCTTCTGGCGGTACAGCATGGAATAGTCCATATTATTATGCCTCTTATATAAATCCTGAAATTGCAAACTATATGAAACAAAAGAATCCTACAAGAGTAGGCTGGATAATTCAAGATTATATAAATGAAAAATGGTCACCAATACTTTATCAAGAAGTTATAAGAGCGAATAAGTCACTTATAAAAGAATGA
- a CDS encoding NAD(P)/FAD-dependent oxidoreductase, whose protein sequence is MYDVTIIGAGVSSIFMAYSLAKSNKKVLILDKGKALEDRHCPLDQGKVCNCTTCDKYFGFGGLGKSEGKFNYTNGFGGELEQKVGKEGFLQLMAEVDEILCQFGGNSVSKYSTENPTLNKRAETCGLQMLTTEVRHLGTTLSSDIFQHLYEFLLTKINIQFHIDVHHIMKQKDHFTIETNEGTVQSKQLVFATGRSGADWLKEMCTSLNISQEQTRVDLGIRIEMKEHQLRSILKDTFETKLSYQHEHFTATTYCMNPKGRIIRKYEEGLVMPDGQNFREQGAGTPNLNFTLFIPRYFPTLKEANVYASSIIKSINQGRDRIVIQRLEDLIKKQPTTENNMKHNRIQPTLHGDYGDLNKEIPQLYIEGLKKFLLRLEQFIQEPIDKDTLLYGIDGKFYAPTIKINNHFETSMDGLFLIGDCSGVTHSLSQAAASGLHVGKYLSDI, encoded by the coding sequence ATGTATGATGTTACAATTATCGGAGCTGGAGTGAGTAGCATTTTTATGGCTTATTCACTAGCTAAAAGTAATAAAAAGGTTTTAATTCTTGATAAAGGTAAAGCGCTAGAAGATCGCCATTGTCCTTTAGACCAAGGAAAAGTGTGTAATTGTACTACATGTGATAAATATTTCGGGTTTGGTGGTTTAGGAAAATCTGAAGGGAAATTTAATTATACAAACGGATTTGGCGGAGAACTTGAACAAAAAGTCGGTAAAGAAGGCTTTTTACAACTTATGGCTGAAGTAGATGAGATTCTATGTCAGTTCGGAGGAAATTCTGTTTCAAAATATTCTACAGAAAATCCAACTCTTAATAAGAGAGCTGAAACGTGTGGTTTACAAATGCTAACAACAGAAGTAAGGCATCTTGGTACTACACTTTCAAGTGACATTTTTCAGCATCTCTATGAATTTTTACTTACGAAAATAAATATCCAATTTCATATAGATGTACACCATATTATGAAACAGAAAGATCACTTTACAATAGAGACAAATGAAGGAACAGTTCAATCTAAGCAACTAGTATTTGCAACTGGGCGTTCCGGAGCGGATTGGCTAAAAGAAATGTGCACTTCTCTAAATATTTCTCAAGAGCAAACCCGTGTAGATTTAGGTATTAGGATAGAGATGAAAGAACATCAATTACGTTCAATATTAAAAGATACATTTGAGACAAAACTTTCTTATCAGCATGAACATTTCACGGCTACTACTTACTGTATGAATCCAAAAGGACGCATTATTCGAAAGTACGAAGAAGGTTTAGTTATGCCTGACGGTCAAAATTTTCGAGAGCAAGGCGCTGGCACTCCTAACTTAAATTTCACTTTATTTATCCCGCGCTATTTTCCAACTCTCAAAGAAGCAAATGTATACGCAAGTTCAATTATTAAAAGCATTAACCAAGGACGAGATCGGATTGTTATACAGCGTTTAGAGGACTTAATAAAGAAACAACCTACAACGGAGAACAACATGAAACATAATCGTATACAGCCTACACTACATGGAGATTATGGAGATTTGAATAAGGAAATCCCTCAATTATATATTGAAGGACTCAAAAAATTTTTATTACGTTTAGAACAATTTATCCAAGAACCTATCGATAAAGATACTTTATTATATGGAATTGATGGAAAGTTCTATGCTCCTACAATAAAAATCAATAACCATTTTGAAACAAGTATGGATGGGCTATTTTTAATTGGAGATTGTTCAGGCGTCACTCATTCATTATCTCAAGCAGCTGCAAGTGGTCTGCATGTTGGAAAATATTTATCAGACATTTAA